CCTCTTGTCTCCTTTCTATAACTctgattttaaaagaaatatcactGCTCTCAACAATGTTGTAGAGAGCTTTAGCCACGAAGTTAATGAGCAAATATTTCCTACGGGATTCTAGCGAGACCCAATTAAGGAGTCTTAGACGCTCAGGATAGGGCATCTGCTGCCTGCGCTGTTTCAGGATGATACGAGTGGCTCTTCTTTGAATACTCTCAAGCCTGTCACCGAGATTCCTATTGGTGGGGTTCCACGCAGGTAAGCCGTACTCTAGTATCGGTAGTACTAGAGATTTGTAAAGTGCCAGGAGAGCTGAAGTTGCTAAACCCGATGACATGGAGGTGATCAATCCCAGCAATCTATTGGCTTTGCGGGTAATGTAATCAACGTGATCATCCCAAGACAGCTTGGTATTGATTATCACCCCTAGATATTTTGCTTGTAAGACTGGCTCAATGAGAGCTCCATTCAAATGATATACTGGTTCGGCGACGTTTTTCCTTAAACATGAAATTCGCATCACTTTCGTTTTGCTCACATTTAGCTTCATTCCATTGGAAACACACCACTGCGAAACCCTGTCAAGATCACGTTGTAATATTGCAGAGTCCGTGATATCACGTACAGGTCGGTAGATGATTGTGTCGTCCGCAAACAATGCACAAGGTGATTCCAAGCTATTAGGTACATCGTTGATGAACAAATTGAACAACAGCGGACCTAAGACACTCCCTTGAGGAACCCCAGACAGGACAGGAGCCCACTCCGAGAAGGAACCTTTGTATAGGACACGGTGGCGTCGTCCGCATAGAAAGGATTTCATCCATGCCCAGAGGTTACCGCCAATATTGAACATTTCTGAAAGCTTACAAAGCAGGACGTCGTGGGGCATCTTGTCAAATGCACGAGAAAAGTCTAAGTAGACTACATCGACAGGACATGAATGCCGACCCTCCAGGCAGGTAAGCCACTCATTCGTAAGATGTAATAATTGGGTTACACAGGATTTACGCTTTCTAAATCCATGCTGAACGCTGGTGATTGGGCAGTTATTGACATTCATTGTGCCATTtcattgttaaaggacaagtccaccccaacaaacagttgatttgaataaaaagagaaaaatccaacaagcataacacagaaaatttcatcaaaatcggatgtaaaataagaaagttatgacatttttaagtttcgcttaatttcacaaaacagttatatgcacatcatggttggtgcgggattgaaatgaatccaatgaccggggtaataatatggtgtaacgcgctttgagccattctgggaaaagcgctttataaaaattggctattattattattattatgcaaatgagggaactagTGACAtgatcactcactcactatttattttgtattttattataggaaaattttatgaaatattctaattttctcctcattgtccaatgaaacaaagttttatttctccctgaacatgtggaattagcattgtttaacattttatggttcagtcaagttggtccttattgtcaaatcagtgaaaattgaaatattgtataattcaaacaataaaaaacaaaagaaatagtgagtgaaggacatcatcgattctctcatttgcatgtgactaaattgtgaaaaaataagcgaaacttaaaattgtcataactttcttattttacatccgattttgataaattttcagcattatgtttctctgatttttctctattaattcaaattaacatttttctgaggtggacttgacctttcaaaaaatatatttagactGAAATTGAATGTTTATTGTTAAGTATATGTATCTTCTTTTGTATGAGTCAGAAGAATTCTATATAGTTCTTAATGGTCCATAGACtgtggtgggttttttttttaggagtgtgggttttttttggggggggttgttggtgttttttttaatttgatgtcAAACTCTAATTGTATTTGAAATTGCCTCCCTCTTCAAGAAACAATTAGGGCTACAATGTCATTTTAACTCAAATGATTGGTTTCAAGGTTTCAAGCTACActgactgcctccttcaatcctgaagattcttgcagtattgttgttccggggaccggcaggtgcaatacaccgggtgaacaccctactctttgacaaatagtgtattggttttaacgtgcataggttgtgactcaatacacgggaccaacctttgcgtcctttccgatggacggagtgttttccacctgcactgaatacagtggtgaggcacgcttACACACAATgctatagcatcagattttttgttagacgcCTAAATGCCTTCAATACAAGGTTACAGTGTAAAAAGGCACACATTTCTCACCATTTGACAGAATAAAAtgtctcaaatccaattttgaaaaatgtggtCCCGAGTAGACCTATTTGATATGTCCAAAGTTCTTAATAATTGCACAGGCGTAAGAATACTAACAATGAATTCATTGCCCTTCCTTGGAAGGAGGAAAATGAAGACTATAAAAAAGTCAGCTTTTGGCTTTGCAACTTGGTGAGATATACAAGTTAATTGTACTGTACATACAGTGTATATCTCCTAAACAAGGAGTTTGTAGTTCTTCAATTACATTTCCCACAGGgcattaatcaaatatttagCAAAtctattttatattcaaaaATCAAAAGGATATTCATATACTACCAGTATAGTGATTGCAATCTACAACTTAATGTgtttaaccatggacctagtCCTAGACTGGAGGTAGTCAATGATGTAACTTTAAATGTCACCTTTATCTGCTtcctttattttatctctttatGAATCTTCATGTAGATTGAATGGCACACAGCATTATTATGTAGAAATAGAGTCTGTATCATACAGTTTTCAATGGAAACTATGATTAATTAACCCTGTCCCTAAGCCCAAATGAGAATATGGACTTACcacttgatcatgttgatcagTGCAAGCACGGAAAACAAAACATCTGAAGTTGGAATTGGAGTCAGGTCTCCAGAGGTACCCAAAACCTTTCTTATCCTGCCCTCTTGAGAATCTAGAAATGTTATGCAGACGATGCTCGAAGACGATAGACCCCTTCCTCTCAGAAATACCAAGAGCACCCTTTGAAGATATTTGGAGGATGATTGCATGACCCAGTTTACCATTCCTCTGTTTCTCATCAATTAACCATGGCAACATCGGCTGGGTGATTCTTCGATCCAAGACCACATTCCCAAAGTACATAAGACTGTAAACGATGGGCTGTAATACCATTCTCTCAAGTTTAGAACCAGAATTGGCCCTATGTCTCGGCAGAGATGGAACAGAAAGAGAGTTTGATGATGACTGACCAACGTGTGCCATTGTGCTCGTACTAGTCTGAGTCGTAACAGCGGACGGTAAAGGCTCACTCTGCCGACGCTCCCCCTGATCTAACACCTGAAGTTTCGAACAGCTTTGCGGGCTAAGATTCAACTGTTGATCATCTTTATGACGGTAATAAGAAGGTGATGAATCCTTCTTGTTTACTCCAAAACTCATTTTGATGTAAGGTAGTACCGATCCAATCCAAGTCAGCAAAAGATTACAAAATAAACGAAAATTTTACGACCGATCAAAGTTCTTTTAAGTATGTTCCCGTTTTCAAACGCTCGTATTCTGCGCTTTAGTTTGATATGATATGAGCGCCAGCGCTAGCTAGCTGAGCATGCAGCGCGATATACCGTACCGGTATGGATGCGACCAATGCAGCTTGATGCATCTTATCTGCGGGTCTCTACCATTTTTTGTCATCTCTACACATTTTCGTTGTCGTACCGGAGTAATTGTCTTCCGGGGTTCTTCATTCATGGATGACTCACCGAAAAGGGATTCCCTCCGATCGTACTTTCGGGACacccccctcctttttttttaaattgccatTTGCTTACTCTTTATTCATGACTGGGAACGAACAAGTTTAGTTTTATTCGGAAGCTAGTTAGTGCCGAATGTTTCAACGTAGATACCTCAACCGGGACCTCAACATCAGGGGCATTTTCCAGGGGGAAGGGGGTGATCTTGATGAGATAACAGATAGCGttagtggcggatccaggggggacaGTGGGCACATCctgcccgtgcccccccccccccccttgagaccCATAATCagaatttgtaatgtaaatatgccaagtgtgcccccccccccccctttgaaagtttttttttttttgctttcttctttttttcttttcttttttttttcttgtcaaaatttcatcaggaaaatgtgcccccccctggatccgccactggatAGCGTTATCGATGTCCAATGaccaagtccacccccaacaactAGTTGATTTGAAATGagtataacaatgaaaatttcatccaaatcggccGGATGTattaataagaaagttttgTAAGTTATTTCAAAGCTTTAATTTCACACAACGACTGATAACGTCACCCACTCCCATCCACTCAGTTATGTTTTGgctcgtattctgaactcaggtttaactTAGTACCATGGTGCGACtgtgtgctaaaattatgggaagctaagaatgttataactttttttaagttcttatgtttactgtgatTTTTTCCCAATAGTCCTTTAGTGGTGAAGACATCTATCTTATTTGTTCTTCCAGAATAGTTAAAGAATGgcttaaacccgagttcagaatacgggcatttgtgttttattatattttatatgaagaatgaaatatctcaattttctcctcattgtccaaTGAAACAacgttttattcctccctgaacattatGTGGAATATGCCATTGTtcttttatggttcagtcaagttggcccttataCTGAGTCTATaagatataattcaaacaataaattaaaaagaaatagtcaATGAGGGACATAGTCAACTGTCTCCTTTGGGTGTGTTGTGCATACTGTGTTGTGAATAATAAGCTAAACCTTTAAAATGTACATTACTTGCTTTATTTTAATACATCCgatatttatgaaattttcagcgtcatgtttgtttcattttctctaTATGAAATAGCCAAAATCGAATGATAATTATGCATGCGTTGTTGCGTACTCGTATAGTGTTCCTTGTTCCTCAGCTTTCGCCAATGAGcagaggcggatccagcttccgcCAATGGGGGGAGGGGCCGAAGTTTTGTTTCACTCATaattccccgatcggccgctcagagttgatttatgtttgtttctttgaaggggttgccCTAGTGGCTTAATGAGCCAACAGTTTTGAaggggctcgatatggcgtatcacgTAAAATTTatatccttttccttttctcttttttttcttggtcgtgtttttttttggggggggggaggggggggacaaaacgcccatgtcctaacagtcattccTTAGCTCTATTCttataaacaacataaatgtgtaataactTAACTTAAGCCCTAtttctcgcggcgctctgcttcgctattGCGCTCTGCttcgccatgttcgctcggaaagcagccgacagggcctcgacaagaggctaacaTCGAGCAATCACAAACACCACGCCACAACACATCACActacaaaaacacaaaaagcCACCCACACCATACCATACTGATAAACACATTACAAAACTCCACACCAAAACCACACCCCATACCACGCATTATAAAAACATATCACATTACAACACAACTCAACACATCCACCGCGAACCTCGCGTTGGATGGGGTCCATGGAGCAAAGTCCCTGGCAGCTTCAGAATTCTGATATTTTCAGAGGGtattttgtaagaaaaaaattatttatatgaaatcaAAGTTCTAAAATTGTCAAGTTAACctcgttgatttttttttgtttagagATATAAGACCAGGCATCaaccattctttttttcttttagatctatataaaattgaaaaaaaaatatcactgaTGATGTACAATGTAAACCTAAATGCAATAATTAATCGTGCtctataataattttgatagtTCTTATTCgattatattttattaattcgcaagtaggcctatctatttatttcatgtattttttccaaTATTCTTTGAAATCTGTATGCAATAAACCGAAATGCGAGCTTAGCCTATAGCGCAAAGAGTGAGCTTCGAAAGTTGCGCGCATTTTCAGATGCAAAActatttctttcaatatttttgtgtttccaATCTTTTCACTACTATTCGTTATATTTCTTATAACATTGCAATATGAACGGTAATAAACAAGTTCCCGAGTTATATAATGGAGAGATTTGATCTATAAACCTCATTCATTTTGGtgcgaaaaaaaaatttgtttgtcaattatttttctgaacaaaatcggataagaaaCAAATTTAAACTTTGTGTAGAACTGTAATTTTTCGCTATTCTATATAGgtttcaaattttcttaataCAACTGTTCAGTAGGCCTTCCCTTGTTATCGTttatccttttcctttcctttcctctttttttttttttttttctttcttcattttttttcctcttttttttttaggggagactgtcccccacttttttttggctttgccctccccccaaacaaaaatacGTTTCGCCGCCCCCGTTATGACTCGACCGGGTATGGAACCCGTACACGAACTCCCTATCCCGAGGCTGGCACTCTACAACTGAGCCATTTCTCCATGCGCACAACTCGTCCTTTTTTTATCGTGACGTATAATAGAAGATTTTAGCGCATTATTGCTTGCAATAGTTACCAAGTTTATGCTGACTTGACGTTATTATTGTTTGTCATCATTTCTGATATTGTGGCTTTTGGGTTGCACATTATTCTTTAGAATCTTCGACTTTCAAATTTACACCATGAGTGACATTACTGTAACTGCTTTATAAAAAcgataattaatattttttcaaatcaactatttattgttttgcatatttatgtTAAAGTGCTCCTCCGATTCAGTTAATACAGAAAACTTTCACTTCGTTTTAAATTTACGTCACGATTCACACATTTCTCATGCAACAGGACAAATGTCTGCTAACCATTATGCagtttgtttaagattttatttattatctattgcttcgggtttttttaatgaattgctcttttttttccttgcaGGTAATAAGGTCATTCTATCTTACCAATTAAGAACAACTGGAAGACCCACTGGCCTTTGATTTCGGCTTATTCTTCAGTGACCTGCTGGTTAGATCAGTCAATGGCCTATTGGATTATATTCTCGGGCCAGTGGAAGAAGAcatggagaaaaggaaagagcaGGGGAATAAGGAGGAAGAAGAACAGGAAAAAGAGGAACAGGAAGATATTGAGGAGGAGCACAGGGAAGAAGAGCAGGTGAAGGAGGAGGAGCAGGATGATTTTGAGGGGCAGCAGGAAGAGAATGCTAGGGAGGGGCAGCGAGAAGAGGAGCAGGTGATAGCATTTATGAGCAGcagaaggaaaaggaggaagaagagcAGGATGAAAGCATTGAGAAGCAGcagaaggaaaaggaggaagaggagcaGGATGATAGAATTGAGGATCGAgcagaagaaggaaaaggaagaggagCAGGGTGACATTGAAGAGCACCAGGAAGAAGAGCATGACGGTAGCATTGAGGAGCAGCAGAAGGAAAATGAGGAATTAGAGGAGCATGAAGATGTTGAGGAGGTGCAGCGTGATGAAGAGCAGGATAATAACATCAAGGAGCAACAAAAGGAGCAGGAAGATACCGAGGAGGGGCAATGAAAGAAGGAACAGGAATACAATATTGAGGGGCAGCGGGGAGATATTGAAGAGCAgcagaaggaagaggaggaagagaagcaGAAAGATATGCAGGAGGAGGATGATAGGCTGGATCAGCAGCAAGAAGAAATTGAGGAGCAGAAtatagagaaagagaaggaagacGACCAGCAAAATCAGCAGGAGAATATCGCTCACGAGGAGGTGGAATTTCAGGCTGAAGTTTATGAGCAGGAGAAAGAGTTAGCAGAATTGGAGAAGGAAGAGAAGCAGATGGAGGAAGAGGATCAGGACGCAGGGCAGAATGTAGAAGAGGACTACCTCCAGCAGCAGGAGGTTGAACGGGAGCAGCGAGTGGAGCAGCAAGTGGAGCAGGAAGGAGGGATACAATGGGAGAAGCTGGAGGTAGATCAAGGGGCGTTGATGGGGGAGGTAAAAAGGGAAATGTGGAATCCGAAGGTAGATGAGGATCGGGATGGATTAAAAATGCAGGAATGGGTGAACGAAATTCACAGAGATCTGGATTCATCAGTCAAAGTTGGACATAGGAGGCGGAAATGGTGTAGAAAACTACTTTGTTGTTTGGGCTAGAAGGTAGATAACATCGCATGcatgaataatgtaaataaatgtaaatataagTCACCAGACTCCGGTGGTTATAATTTGACTGGTTTTTAATAAGGTAAGATGGAGAGTGAGAAAACAGACAGGTATACAaatagaattttaaaaaaaggaaaaggaagggGTGATTGAAGTGTGAGAGGAAAATGGTGTAGGTTTGGCCTAGAGATTTACTGAATAAACCACAAATCACCAgaattgacaaaaaagaaatattttatggACAGGAGGTTCGTTATGGGAGAAAATGGAAAGCTAAAATATAACCTGAAAATGCCATGACATTTCCAATATTGGAGATAGAGTGTATCCCCCAAGGATCATAGTGGAATAACATTGATTTTTATAGTCTGAAAGCAGCAAAATCATTTTCTCGGGGATTATATGGGGTTATATGTCGCACAAGAAATTTGCGACGTAAGAGCTAAaacttttgttttcataaaaacaaaaaatcccTTTGGTTTTGAATCATTTAATATTCTTTTCTTCTGACGAAGAATATATCTATGGTAATATAATTAATtcttgaattttattttcactatttctttgtaaaaaatatgtattttttcatttaactATAAGGATTAGCAAAATACATTAATTGTGGTATTTTACTTTTCTAATGgttcatgattaaaaatattttcttatagAAGTGAGTATGAAATGATGTGCCTGACATAATCAAtgttgttgttgaatatgatggcgctctGATCTCTCCTGATCTGCTCCTGATTATACGCGCCAAATTTTCTGGTGGAGTTCTATGTCTATGCAGACATAGTAATACGACCAATGGGGGAGCTACTCGCATCTGTCATACCAAAAACCATGATTCTACAATGCgtctcagaaaaaaaagaaaccggGATTCTCATATCTTTATTCTTCAAAtgcaaatgaattatgatatttattttacttagtcatataattcaattatttctcttcattttgatacctaatatgagaCAAACACTTCATGCATGAATGAGTAAGATGAGTTTGAAATTCAATGTCAAAACCAGGTTGcccagaaaaatttgacaagattggttcgtgatACGAAGATTGTGCTTATTCGACGGTTGCctctcattagcatttcttttgtattctttgttaatttTCTATGATCCCTGAAATAAGTAGATTCAGattctgcgc
This is a stretch of genomic DNA from Lytechinus pictus isolate F3 Inbred unplaced genomic scaffold, Lp3.0 scaffold_19, whole genome shotgun sequence. It encodes these proteins:
- the LOC129261205 gene encoding golgin subfamily A member 6-like protein 25, translating into MQEEDDRLDQQQEEIEEQNIEKEKEDDQQNQQENIAHEEVEFQAEVYEQEKELAELEKEEKQMEEEDQDAGQNVEEDYLQQQEVEREQRVEQQVEQEGGIQWEKLEVDQGALMGEVKREMWNPKVDEDRDGLKMQEWVNEIHRDLDSSVKVGHRRRKWCRKLLCCLG